A stretch of DNA from Methylobacterium sp. CB376:
GTCGGGGTGCACGTGCTCGGCCACGACGCGGGCGAGATCATCCAGGCGGCGGCGATCGCCGTGACGATGGGCGCGACCAAGGCGGATTTCGACCGCACGATCGCGGTCCACCCGACCGCGGGCGAGGAACTCGTCACCCTGCGCACGCCCGCGGCGATCAAGCGGCCGGTGGGAGTGGGGTAGCGGGCGGCGCGACGGGCCGGTCAAGCCCTCGGGCCCCACCGCGACGACCATCGCGGCCTGCGCGCGGCCCCGTCAGGCCGGGTCGAACCGGATCGGCTGCGCGCCCTTGTAGAGCGTCATCCGGCCGAGATCGTAGACGTGCTCGAGGCCGGTCGTGACGGTGAGGAAGTGGTTGCCGGCGAGCTGGCCGACCTTGCTGGCGAAGTGCACGCCGCCATAGGCCAGCAGGATCTCGGTCTCGCTGATCCCGCCCGGATACAGGATCATCTGGCCCGGGGCCGGGTAGCTGGTGTGGTTCTCGTAGCCGACGCCGAAATCGAGGTCGCCGAGCGGCATCCACACGCCCTCGCCGCTCCAGCGGACATGCACGATCTCGCTCACGAAGGGCAGCGCCTTGACGAAGGCCGCGCAGGTGTTGGGCGCTTTCTCCAGTTCGAGCCGGCCGACGAGGTCGTAGGGCCCCGCCTTGATCTTGAGTTCCTGCACGGTTGAGTCTCCTCGGGATGGGGATGATGGTGCGCCGCCTCAGGCCGGGCGGCCGACGGGAGCAGGATCCGAGCCAGCCCGCATCGCCCGGATCTCCTCCGGCGGCGCGATCTCCTCCGGCGTCGCGCAGAGGCGCAGGCGGCGCATCCGGGCGCCGAGGCGCGGCGAGGCGGTCAGCACCGCGAGCGGCACGGCGAGCAGGGGCCCGAGCAGGAGCGGCGCGAGCCAGGGCAGCAGGCCGGGCGCGACGAGGCCGACGGCGAGGCCGAGGCCGGCACCGATCAGCACCACGTCGGCGAGGCCGCGGATGGCGGCGCCGAGCGTCACCCCGGCCGCGTCGCGGCGCTGCCGCCCCCAGACCGGCCGGCGCCCGAGCAGCAGCCGGACCACCACGACGCTGAGCCGCAGCATTGCGATCCCGTAGAGCAGGAAGGAGAACAGCGTCTCCGCCAGGATGCCAGCCAGGAAGGGCAGGAGGCCGCCGTGCCGGGCGGTGTCGCGCCGCGCCAGGACCTCCGCGTAGCCCGCCGCCTTGGGCGCGACCGAGAGGGCGAGCCAGGCGAGGTACAGGGCCGCCGCGAGCCCGGCCGGCGTCTCCCGCGGCAGGTCGAGGAGCCGCCAGGGCAGCAGGAGCAGGACCAGCAGCGTCGCCGGGGCGCCGCAGAACATCAGGATCGCCCAGAGCAGCTGGACGCGGCTCACCGCGAGCAGGCCGGGCAGCCGCAGCAGGCGCACGTATTGCAGGTTGCCCTGGCACCAGCGCGCGTCGCGGGCGAGGTGGTCGAGGAGGGTGGGCGGATTCTCCTCGAAGCTGCCGGTCTCCAGCGGCAGCAGCCGCACCTCGTAGCCCGCCCGCCGCATCAGCACGGCCTCGACCTGATCGTGCGACAGGATCGGCCCGCCGAACCGGCCCGGGCCGAGGACCGGCAGCCGGCAGGCGGCCGCGAAGGGGGCGATGCGCAGGAGGGCGTTGTGGCCCCAGAACGGCCCGCACTCCCCGCTCCACCACGCCATGGCGAGGCTGTAGGGCCGCATGCCGTGGCGCATGCCGAACTGGAACAGGCGCGTGAAGGGGCTCTCGGCGGGCGCCCCGACCACGAGGCCCTGCAGGATCCCGATCCGCGGATGCGCCTGCACGATGCGCACGAGAAGCAGGATGGCCTCGCCGGTCATCAGGCTGTCGGCGTCGAGGGGCAGCATCAGCTCCTCCTCGGCCCGGGCGCAGAAGTCCTGCAGGTTGCCGGCCTTGAAGCCGGCATTCTCGGCCCGGCGCCGGTAGTGCAGCCGCGCCGCCTCCGCGGGCGGCAGCGCGGCGCGCCACGCGGCGAGGCAGGCTTCCTCGCGCGCCGCGATCGCGGGATCGTCGGTGTCGCTGAGGACGTGGAAGCCGAACCAGGCCCCGTGGCCGGTGCGCGCGAGGCTCTCCTGCACGACGCGCAGGCGCGCGAGGGCGCGCTCGGGCTCCTCGTTGCGCAGGGTCATCACCACCGCGGTGCGCAGCCGCGGCGGCTCGGGCCGCTCGCCCGCGGCCGCGAAGGGGGCCGCCGCCGCGAGCCCGGCCGGCCCGGCGCGCAGCAGCCAGAGCCCGATCAGCGCGTGCCAGAAGCCCAGCACCGTCCAGGGCAGCGCCACGAGGCACAGGGCCAGGAGGGCGAGGTCGAGGGCGTCGAGGCCCCCCGCCCCGAGCACCGCGACGAGGCCGGCCGCGAAGCCCGCGCAGGTGACGAGCGCGGCCGCGAGGAGGAGAAGGCGCCGCCGGCGCAGGGTGCCGGAGGCTTGCGGCCCCGCCAGCGTCGTGAGAGGAGCGGAGCCGCCGGGGGGACCCTCGGCCAGGACCGGGGAGTCAGGGTGCCGCATCGGTCGCAATCCGGCGCAGGCGACGAGGGGATCGGACCGGTCTCGGCGCGGGCGCTGTGGTACACCGCGCCCGGTCGGGCGGAGCTGCGACGCCAGACATTGCCCCCTCTCAGCCCCGGCGAGGTCCGGGTTCGCACGGTGTGGACGGCGCTCAGCCGCGGCACCGAGCGCCTCGTCTACGAGGGGCGGGTGCCGGAGCGCGTCCGCGCGCGGATGCGCGCCCCCGCCCAAGAGGGCGATTTCCCGTTTCCGGTCAAGTACGGCTACTGCGCGGTCGGGCGGGTCATGCCGGACGGCCCTGTGGTGTTCGCGCTGCAGCCTCATCAGGAGGCCTTCGCGAGCCGCCCCGAATCCCTGGTGCCGCTGCCGCCGGACCTGCCGCCCCGGCGCGCGCTGCTGGCCGCCAACATGGAGACCGCGCTGAACGGTCTGTGGGATTCGGGGGCGGGGCCGGGCGACCGCGTCGCGGTGGTGGGCGGCGGGCTGGTAGGGCTGCTCGCGGCCCATCTGGCGGCGGGGCTGCCGGGGGCCGAGGTCACGCTGATCGACCGCGACCCGGCGCGCGCCGGCCTCGCGCGGCATCTCGGCCTCCCCTTCCGCCTCCCGGCCGAGGCGCCGGGCGAGGCCGACGTGGTGATCCACGCCAGCGCCGCGGCGGAGGGCCTCGCACTCGCCCTCGACCTCGCGGGCGAGGAGGCCTGCGTGACCGAACTCAGCTGGTACGGCGACGGCGAGGTCGCGGTCCCCCTCGGCGCGGCCTTCCACCCGCGCCGCCTGCGGCTGGTGTCGAGCCAGGTCGGGCAGGTGCCGCCCGCCCGCCGCCCGCGCTGGGACCGCCGCCGCCGCCTGCTGAAAGCCCTCGACCTCCTGCGCGACCCGCGCCTCGACGCGCTGATCACCGAGGAGGTCGCCTTCGAGGCCCTGCCGGCCGCCCTGCCCCGGCTGCTCGCCCGCGACGCCCCGGGCGTCTGCACCGCCATCCGCTACCAACCCGCCGAGATCGCCTGATGTACGCCGTCGAAGTCCGCGACCACGTGATGATCGCCCACAGCTTCCGGGGCGAGCTGTTCGGGCCCGCCCAGGCGCTGCACGGGGCGACCTTCGTGGTCGACGTGGCCTTCTTCCGCGAGGCCCTGAGCCCGGACGGGGTCGTGGTCGATATCGGCCGGGCGGGCGAGACCCTGCGGCGGATCCTGGCGCCGCTCAACTACCGCAACCTCGACGACCTGCCCGCCTTCGCGGGCCGCAACACGACGACCGAGTTCCTGGCCGGCCACATCCACGCCGCCATGGCCGCGGCGGTGCGGGCCGGGGAGGTCGGGCCCGGCGCCGAGGGGGTCGCGCGCCTGCGCGTGACGCTCCACGAATCGCACGTCGCCCGGGCCTGGTTCGAAGGACCGCTCGCGCCGTGAGCGACGCCTTCCTCGCCGTCCCGGGCGACCTCGCCGCGCCGACCGGGGGCTACGCCTATGCGCGCCGCCTGCTCGCGGCGCTCCCGGGCCAGGGGCTGCGCGCGTCGCACCTCGCCCTGCCGGGCGGGTTCCCGATGCCCACGGACGAGGATCTCGCGGCGACGCGGGCGGCCTTCGCCGCCCTGCCGCCCGGCCCTCCCCTGATGGTCGACGGCCTCGCCTACGGGGCGCTTCCCGCCGAGGCGATCCGGGCGGCCGGCGACCGGCCCCTCGTCGCCCTCGTGCACCACCCGCTCTGCCTGGAGGAGGGCCTGTCCGACGAGGCGGCGGCCCGGCTGCGCGCGCGCGAGCGCGCCGCCCTTGGGCTCGCGCACCGCGTGGTCACGACGAGCGGCACGACGCGCGACCTGCTGGTGCGCGACTTCGGGGTGGCGGCGGGGCGAATCACCGTGGCGGAGCCCGGCACCGATCCGGCGCCTCCCAATCCGGTCCGGCCCGGCCCGGCGGTCTCGCTCCTCGCGGTCGGGACCCTGATCCCGCGCAAGGGTTACGCGGTGCTGATCGAGGCGCTGGCGCCCCTGCGCGGTCTCGACTGGACGCTCGCCGTCGCGGGCGCCCTCGACCGCGACCCCGCCTGCGCCGCGGCGGTGCGGGAGGCTGCGGCGGCGGCGGGCCTGGGCGGGAGGGTGCGCTTCCTCGGGGCGGTCGACCCCGTCCGGCTCGACCGGCTCTACGCCGAGGCCGACCTCCTCGTCTCGGCCTCCCTGTTCGAGGGCTACGGGATGGCCCTGGCCGAGGGGCTCGCCCGCGGCCTGCCGATCATCGCCACCACGGGGGGCGCCGCCGCCGCGACCGTGCCGGACGCGGCCGGGCTCAAGGTGCCGCCGGGCGACGCGCCGGCCCTGCGCGAGGCCCTGCGCGGCCTGGTCACCGATCCCGACCGCCGCCGCGCGGCGGCCTGCGCCTCCCGGGCGGCCGGCCTCGCCCTGCCGCGCTGGGAGGACACTGCCGCGCGGGTCGCGTCCTGCTTGAGGGAGGCCGGGAGATGAGCGGGTTCAGCCCCGCATGGCTGGCCCTGCGCGAGCCCGCCGACCACGCCGCCCGGGATCGCGACCTCGCCGCGGCGCTCGGGCGGGCGATGGCGGCGCGCGGCGAGAGCGTGCGCGTCCTCGATCTCGGCTGCGGCACCGGCTCGAACCTGCGCGCGCTCGCGGGGCTGCTGCCGGCCCGCCAGGACTGGCTCCTCGTCGACCACGATCCCGCGCTCCTCGGCGCCGCCCGGGCGGCCCTGATCGCCTTCGCGGACCGGGCGGAGGCGCGGGGCGACGACCTCCTCCTCTCCGTGGCCGGGCGGGCGCTCAGCGTCGCGTTCCGCCGCGCGGACCTCGCGGACGGCCTCGTCCCGCTCCTCGCCCCGGCGGCGCCGCCCGACCTCGTGACCGCGGCCGCCCTGTTCGACCTCGTCTCCGAACCCTGGATCGCGGCGGCTTCGGACGCGGTGGCGCGGGCGGGCGCCCTGTTCTACACCGCGCTCACCTTCGACGGCGCCGAAAGCTGGACCCCGCCCCATCCGGACGACGCGGCGATCCACGCCGCCTTCCTGGCCCATCAGGACCGGGACAAGGGGTTCGGCCCCGCCGCGGGACCGCGGGCGACGCGGGCGCTGGAGGCCGCCTTCCTGGCCCGCGGCTACGCGGTCGCGCAGGCCGAGAGCCCGTGGCGGGTCGGCGCCGGCCCCCTGCGGGACGCGCTCGCCGCCGGCAAGGCGGCGGCGGCGACGGAGACCGGGCTCGTCCCGGCCGAGCGGGTGGCCGCGTGGCGCGCCGCCCGGGCCGGCCGCGCGGGCGAGGCGGTGATCGGACATCGCGACCTGCTGGCCCTGCCGCCCGGGTGAGCAGCGCACGCCGCGCCGAGCCGCCTCAGCGCGGCGCGCGGGCCGCGAAATCCTGCTCGAATTCCTGCAGCTCGGTGGGGTTGAGGTCGGAGACGGCCCAGAAGGTCAGCCCGGCCTGCGACCAGTGCAGCAGGCCGTAGCCCTCCCGCGCGCTGCCGGCGGACCAGCCGCCGCTGCCCGGCCAGACGAACAGGTTGATGACGTGCCCGCGCCGCCGGTAGACCAGGGCCGCCACGACCCGGCCGCCGACATAGTCGAGGCGCCCGCCGACCAGGTCGAAGCCGCGATCCGACAGGTCGACGACCGGCGGCGCGAAGTCGAGCCTGCCGGAGAACCACGGCTTCACGGTGTGCTGGTCGCTGGACGGGACGTCCGTGAGGTGGTTCGCGAGGAGCGAGCGGACATGGCCGGAGACGAGGTCGTCGCGCAGGGCCCCGTTCCGGTCGAGGCCGAGCGGCAGGAATGCGACCGCGAGGCTCGCCGCCAGGGCCAGGGCGGCCGGGGCGAGCAGCCGGCGCAGCGGCCGCGCCGGGGACCGGGCGGCCTCCTCCGCGTCGAGGGCCGCCGCCACGCGCCGCCGCAAGGCCGCCGGGGCGGAATGGCGCACCCCGTCGCGGCGGCGCAGGTCGCGCTCCTCCCGCAATCGCCCGTACGCCGCGCGGCAGGCCGGGCAGGACTCGAGATGCGCCTCCAGCCCGAGCGCGTGGGCGGCGTCGAGCTCCCCGTCGAGGAGCCCGTGGAGCAGCAGCGCGCGGTCGCGGCAGGGATCGGGACGGGGCGCGCTCATGGCGTTTCGTGCTCCTTGGGGACGGGCAGGGATTCCTCCCCGAAGCGGCGGCGCCAGGCGGCGCCGAACAGGGCCCGCGCCCGGGCGAGGCGCGACATCACCGTGCCGACCGGCACGCCCGTCACCGCCGCGACGTCGCGGTAGGACAGATCCTCCAGCTCGCGCAGGACGAGCGTCTCCCGGAACGGCTCCGGCAGGGCCGCCACCAGGGCGCGCACGGCGGCGATCTCGTCGCCCCGGGCGAGGGACGCCTCGGGCGTCTCGGCCTCCCGGTCCCAGGGGTCCTCGGGGCCGCCCTCCTCCGCCGCGCCGGCGGCCGCCCGGGGGCGCGCCGCCGCCCAGCTCCGGGCGCAGTTGCGGACGATGGCGAGGAGCCACGCCCGGGCGTCGCCGCCCCGGAAGCCGTCGAAGCCGCGGAAGGCCCGCAGCATCGCCTCCTGCACGATGTCCTCGGCCGCATCCGCGTCCCGGGCGAGGAAGCGCGCGAGGCTGTAGGCCGCGTCGAGATGCGGCAGCACGGTCGCGTCGAAGAGAGCCCTCGCCCGGATCATCGGCGCTCACCGGGCGGCGAGCGCGGGCCGGGCGGGAGCCGGCACCTCGACGGGGATCCGCGCCGGCAGCGCCGCCAGCCCCATCAGCAGGCCGGCGAAGAGCGCGAGGCCGGCCAGCGGGTCGCGCCAGGAGCAGGCGTGATCCTGCGGATCATAGGGCATCGCGCGACCTCCCGGGCCGGAGCCGGATCCGGGCCCTCATGGCGAGGGCCCTCATGGCGAGAATCCTCATGGCGAGGCCTCCGCGGAGGCCCGGATCTCGATCACGCCCACCATATGCGGATGCAGGGCGCAGAAGTACCGGACTTGCCCCGGGCGCTCGAAGCGGGCCGCGAAGCGCTCGTCCGTGTCGAGGGCGGGCGAGTGGAAGGAGCCATCCTCCGCCGCCACGACGTGGGGGATGTCGTCCGCGTTGGTCCAGGTCACCACGCTGCCGGGCGCCACGACCAGCAGGGCGGGCGAGAACACGAAGTTCTCGATGCGCACGGAGGCGGCGGCCGCCCGGGCGGGGCCGAGGGCCGCGAGGAGCGGGAGCGCCAGGACGGCGCGGCGGGACGGCGCCGGGAGGGAGGTCGGCATCGCGCGCTCCTCAGGCGGTCAGCGGCGCGTCGAGGATGGCGAGCGGGCCCGCCCCCGGCACGAAGGAGACGCTGGCGATGCCGAGGTGGCGGCGCAGCTCGCCCGGCGGCAGCCTCATCGGCCCCGGCGAGGGCGCGGCGCCGGGTGCGGGCTGCGGGAAGGCCGTCGAGCGCGCGGTGTGGAAGGCGACCGTCCCCTCGACCTTTTGCATCACCTGGTGGATGTGCCCGTTCAGCACGGTCACCGAGCCGAAGCGGCGCAGCAGCGCGAGCGCCCGCGCGCCGTCCTCGGTGCCCCAACCCCACTCGGGATAGACGCTCCAGAGCGGGATATGGGCGAAGACCACGATCGGGGTCGAGGAGGACAATCCGGCGAGGTCGGCTTCGAGCCAGGCGAGCTGCTCGGCCCCGAGCGTGCCGAGCCCGCCCGCCCTGAGGTCGACCACGTTGACGAGGCCGACGAAGTGGAGGCCGCCCTGGTCGAAGCTGAACCAGCCGGCACCCCGCGTCCCCCGCCCGTAGCGCGCCAGATAGGCGCGGCCTCGCCCCTCATCGAGGATGTCGTGCTCGCCGGGCACGAAGACGAGCGGCAGGCCGGTCTCGCGCAGGATCTGGTCCGCGTCGTCGAACTCCCCCTCCCGCGACAGGTGGCTGATGTCGCCGGTGTGCAGGATGAAGGCCGGCTTCTCCGGCAGGGCGCGGATCCGCGCCACGGCCTCGCGCAGGGTCAGGCGCGCGTCGGGATTGGCCGCCTTGTCGAAGCCGACATGGCTGTCGCTGATCTGCAGGAAGCGCAGGCCTCCCTCCGGGTCCGCGGCGCGCGCCGCACCGAGGCCGACCGCCCGCGGCAGGCCGCCGCCCGCGCTCCAGAGAAGGCCGGTCCCGGCCCAGGTCATGCACTCCAGGAAGCCGCGCCGGTCGATGCCGTCCGCGTCCCGTCCCGCCTCGCCACGCCCGCCGTTCCGCGCCATGGTGACCTCCTCGCGGGGCATCCTCGCGCCCCACCCGTCCAGACCCGGGCCGGCGCGGATTTATTCCCGGCGCCTCGCGGAAGCTGGACGGATTCTTGCCTCGGCGGCTTCCTGCGGCCAGGGCAGCGCGGGAGGGGACGGGAGCGCGGATGGACCTCAACACGATCACCGCTCATCTGACGCCGCGCGGGCGGGAGGATCTGGCCGCGTGGCGGCCGGGCGACGCGTGGCTCGCGGGCGGGACCTGGCTGTTCTCCGAGCCGCAGCCTGGCGTGACGCGGCTCATCGACCTCGCGCGGCTCGGCTGGCCGCCCCTCGAAATCGACGCGGAGGGCATGCGGATCGGCGCGACCTGCACCATCGCGCGCCTCGACCGCGCGGAATGCCCCGCCGCCTGGATCGCGGCGCCGCTGATCGGCCAATGCTGCCGGGCGCTGCTCGGCTCCTTCAAGATCTGGACCATGGCCACGGTCGGCGGCAACCTCTGCATGGCCCTGCCGGCCGGCCCGATGATCGCGCTCACCGCCGCCCTCGACGGCACCTGCCTGATCTGGCAGCGCGACGGCGGCGAGCGGCGGCTGCCCGTGACCGAGTTCGTGCGCGGCCCGCAGGAGACCGCCCTGCAGCCCGGCGAGGTGCTGCGCCGGATCGACCTGCCGGCCGAGGCGCTGCGGCGGCGCGCCGCCTTCCGGCGGATCTCGCTCAGCCCGAACGGGCGCTCGGGCGCGCTGCTGATCGGCACGCGGGACGCGGCGGGCGCCCTGGCCCTGACCGTCACGGCCTCGACCCGCCGCCCGGTGCGGATCGCCTTCCCGGCCCTGCCCGCTGCCGGCGCGCTGGCCGCGGCGCTCGCCGACGCGATCCCGCCGGGCCTCACCCACGACGACGTCCACGGCGCGCCGGAATGGCGCCGGCAGGTCACCCTCCTCCTCGCCGAGGAGATCCGGCAGGAGCTCGACGGAGACGCGTGCGGATGATGCTGACGGTCAACGGCCTCTCCCAGGAGGCGGCGCCGCGCCCCGGCCAGTGCCTGCGCACCCTGCTGCGCGACCTCGGCTGGTTCGGCGTGAAGAAGGGCTGCGACGCCGGCGATTGCGGCGCCTGCACGGTCCATCTCGACGGGGAGCCGGTGCATAGCTGCCTCGTCCCGGCCCTGCGGGCGGAGGGGCGCGCCGTCACGACGATCGAGGGCCTGTCCGGCCCCTGCGGGCCCGATGCGGCGGTGCCCGACCGGCTGCACCCGGTCCAGGAGGCCTTCCTGGCCGCGCAGGGCTTCCAGTGCGGCTTCTGCACGCCTGGCATGGTGATGACCGCCGCCGCCCTCGACCAGGGCCAGCGGCGCGACCTCGGCGCCGCCCTCAAGGGCAATCTCTGCCGCTGCACCGGCTACCGGGCGATCGCGGACGCGATCGCCGGGATCGCCGACGCGATCGCCGGCAGCGCGGACGCGAGTGCGGGCAGCGTCGCGGCCGAGGGCGACGGGGCGGGGGGTGATCCCTGCGGCCGCAGCCTGCCCGCCCCGGCCGGGCCGGCGGTGGTGAGCGGGCGGGCGCGCTACACGTTCGACCTCGCGGTCGAGGGGTTGCTCCACCTCAAGGTGCTGCGCTCGCCCCACGCCCACGCGGAGATCCTGCAGGTCGACCGCGCCGCCGCCCTCGCGGTGCCGGGGGTGGTGGCGGTATTCACCCACGAGGACGTGCCGGCATCCCGCTACTCGACCGGGCGCCACGAGGATCCGCGCGACGACGCGCCCGACACCCTGATGCTCGACCGGATCGTGCGCTTCGTCGGGCAGCGGGTCGCCGCGGTGGTGGCGGAGAGCGAGGCGGCGGCCGAGGCGGGCGTGGCCGCCCTCGTCGTGACCTACGCGCCGCGCCCGGCCCTGCTCGATGCCGAGCGGGCCCTCGATCCGGACGCGCCGCGCGTCCACGATCCGGGGCCGCCCGGCGCCGACGCCCCGCCGCTCCACCCTCATCCGAACATCGCGGCCGAGGTGCACGGACAGGTCGGCGACGTCGAGGCCGGCTTCGCCGAGGCCGACCTGGTGATCGAGGGCACGTACCGCTCGCAGCGCATCCAGCACGCCCACCTGGAGACGCACGGGGCGCTGGGCTGGCGCGACGAGGCGGGCCGCCTCGTCCTTCGCACCAGCAGCCAGGTGCCCTTCCTGACCCGCGACGCCCTCGCGGCGCTGCTGGGCCTCGACCGGGCGCAGGTGCGGGTGCTGTGCGGGCGGGTCGGCGGCGGCTTCGGCGGCAAGCAGGAGATGCTGACCGAGGACTTGGTGGCCCTGGCGGTGCTGCGCCTCGGGCGGCCGGTGAAGTGGGAATTCACGCGCGGCGAGCAGTTCACCGGGGCGACGACCCGCCACCCGATGCGGGTCCGCGTCAAGCTCGGCGCGCGGCGCGACGGCACGCTCACCGCCATCGCCCTCGACGTGCTCGCCGAGACCGGCGCCTACGCCAACCACGCGGGCGGCGTGCTCCACCACGGCTGCAACGAGGTGATCGGCGTCTATCGCTGCCCGAACAAGCGGGTGGACGGCGTCTCGGTCTACACCCACACGGTGCCGGCGGGGGCCTTCCGGGGCTACGGCCTGAGCCAGACCATCTTCGCGGTCGAATCGGCGATGGACGACCTCGCGCGCGGCCTCGGCCTCGACCCCTACCTCCTGCGCCGCCGCAACGCGGTGCGGCCGGGCGATCCCCTGGTCTCGACCAGCCTGGAGCCCCACGACGTCGCCTACGGCTCCTACGGGCTCGACCAATGCCTCGACCGCGCCGAGGCGGCGATGCGGGAGCCCGGCGGCGAGGCCCCGCCCGGGCCCGGCTGGCGCGTCGGCGAGGGCATGGCGATGGCGATGATCGACACGATCCCGCCCCGCGGGCACCGCGCCGAGGCCCGCCTCTCGCTCACCGGGGCGGGCACCTACGCGCTCGCGGTCGGCACCGCCGAGTTCGGCAACGGCACCGCGACGGTGCACGGGCAGATCGCCGCCTCGGTGCTCGGGACGCGGCCGGGGCGGGTGCGCCTGCACGCCTCCGACACCGACGCGGTCGGCCACGACACCGGCGCCTACGGCAGCACCGGCACGGTGGTGGCCGGGCAGGCGACGTTGCGGGCGGCGGAGGACCTGGCGCGGGCGATCCGCGCCGCGGCGGCGGCCCGCACCGGCACGGACCCGGCGGCGTGCCGGCTCGCGGG
This window harbors:
- a CDS encoding molybdopterin-dependent oxidoreductase, producing MMLTVNGLSQEAAPRPGQCLRTLLRDLGWFGVKKGCDAGDCGACTVHLDGEPVHSCLVPALRAEGRAVTTIEGLSGPCGPDAAVPDRLHPVQEAFLAAQGFQCGFCTPGMVMTAAALDQGQRRDLGAALKGNLCRCTGYRAIADAIAGIADAIAGSADASAGSVAAEGDGAGGDPCGRSLPAPAGPAVVSGRARYTFDLAVEGLLHLKVLRSPHAHAEILQVDRAAALAVPGVVAVFTHEDVPASRYSTGRHEDPRDDAPDTLMLDRIVRFVGQRVAAVVAESEAAAEAGVAALVVTYAPRPALLDAERALDPDAPRVHDPGPPGADAPPLHPHPNIAAEVHGQVGDVEAGFAEADLVIEGTYRSQRIQHAHLETHGALGWRDEAGRLVLRTSSQVPFLTRDALAALLGLDRAQVRVLCGRVGGGFGGKQEMLTEDLVALAVLRLGRPVKWEFTRGEQFTGATTRHPMRVRVKLGARRDGTLTAIALDVLAETGAYANHAGGVLHHGCNEVIGVYRCPNKRVDGVSVYTHTVPAGAFRGYGLSQTIFAVESAMDDLARGLGLDPYLLRRRNAVRPGDPLVSTSLEPHDVAYGSYGLDQCLDRAEAAMREPGGEAPPGPGWRVGEGMAMAMIDTIPPRGHRAEARLSLTGAGTYALAVGTAEFGNGTATVHGQIAASVLGTRPGRVRLHASDTDAVGHDTGAYGSTGTVVAGQATLRAAEDLARAIRAAAAARTGTDPAACRLAGEAVETPAGPVPLADLAPLDAVGRADGSPRSVAFNVQAFRVAVHPGTGEVRILRSVHAADAGRVINPMQCRGQIEGGVAQALGAALYEEVRLDGAGRVETQSFRSYHIPAFADVPRTEVLFADTYDRIGPLGAKSMSESPFNPVAAALGNAIRDATGARLTETPFAPDRIYRAVAAARTCGS